In a genomic window of Amblyomma americanum isolate KBUSLIRL-KWMA chromosome 4, ASM5285725v1, whole genome shotgun sequence:
- the LOC144130421 gene encoding uncharacterized protein LOC144130421, whose product MGSQQFCLKWKNHQSNMLAVFDQLLSSEALVDVTLACEGLSLKTRKMVLSACSPFFQVLFVENTCKHPIVILKDMGYMDVKTIVEFIYRGEVDVSQDDLTALLKTAETLKVKGLAEDTNENKNGGLVTSVDGAADAEPVGTPRAESPPLRKRKRSRRPRRCSPSDSNKSDSEDTPPATRIKGPGSPEIIEDGSMSSDRVTNLPAASPSSRTSNVASSSSMALPSGARHGSNVQGSISRHTQDSIGDDVGEGDDADFYVEPLDVMEQSTTTENVPEFPDVASSPQALGDESQQSHHTGSTSGNSASFIAFRHLYHESSRHRAADI is encoded by the exons ATGGGATCGCAACAGTTCTGCTTGAAATGGAAGAACCACCAGTCGAACATGCTGGCCGTGTTTGACCAACTGCTGTCTAGCGAGGCGCTGGTGGACGTTACGCTGGCGTGCGAAGGTCTATCGCTGAAGACGCGCAAGATGGTCCTCTCCGCCTGCAGCCCCTTTTTTCAAGTGCTTTTTGTCGAGAATACCTGCAAGCACCCTATTGTTATACTGAAGGACATGGGCTACATGGACGTGAAGACGATAGTCGAGTTCATATACCGCGGTGAGGTAGACGTGTCGCAGGACGATCTCACGGCGCTCCTCAAGACTGCCGAGACTCTGAAGGTCAAGGGTCTCGCGGAGGACACCAACGAGAACAAGAATGGTGGGCTCGTGACCAGTGTGGATGGTGCTGCGGACGCCGAACCCGTGGGTACGCCGCGTGCCGAATCTCCACCGCTCAGGAAACGGAAAAGGAGCCGCCGGCCTCGGCGGTGCTCACCTAGCGACTCCAACAAGAGCGACTCTGAAGACACTCCGCCGGCGACGCGTATCAAGGGGCCCGGTAGTCCCGAAATTATTGAGGACGGTAGTATGTCTAGTGATCGCGTGACCAACCTTCCCGCCGCGTCTCCTTCGAGTCGGACTTCAAacgtggcgtcgtcgtcgtctatGGCCCTGCCTTCAGGCGCTCGTCATGGTTCAAATGTTCAGGGCAGCATCTCTCGGCATACTCAGGACTCGATTGGTGACGACGTGGGGGAAGGCGACGATGCAGACTTCTATGTGGAGCCTTTGGACGTTATGGAACAATCTACGACGAccgagaac gttccagagttcccggacgtcgcctcatcaccACAAGCACTAGGggacgagtcacagcagtctcatcacACAGGGTCCACATCCGGCAACTCTGCAtccttcattgccttcagacacctctatcacgagtcaag TAGACATCGAGCCGCCGACATCTAG